A stretch of DNA from Acinetobacter sp. SAAs474:
ATGAGAGAATTAGTTGTAAAAGACAATGCCTTAATTAATGCAAGCTATAACTTAGATTTAGTAGAACAACGTTTAATTTTATTGGCCATTGTTGAGGCAAGAGAAAGCGGGAAAGGTATTAATGCTAATGATCCCCTTGAAGTACATGCAGAAGGCTATATCAATCAATTTGGCGTACATCGCAATACGGCTTATCAAGCATTAAAAGATGCCTGTAATGATTTGTTTGCAAGACAATTTAGCTATCAAAAAATAAATGAACGAGGGAATATTGAGAACTATAGATCCCGTTGGGTTAGTGAAATTGGATATGTAGATAATGAAGCAGTGGTTAAACTTATCTTTGCCCCAGCCATAGTTCCCTTAATTACACGCTTAGAAGAGCATTTCACTAAATACGAATTGCAGCAAGTTAGTAATCTCAGCAGTGCTTATGCTGTTCGCTTATATGAATTATTAATTGCTTGGAGAAGTACTGGTTCTACTCCTGTTATAGAGCTAAGTGATTTCCGTCAAAGAATTGGCGTACTCGATACAGAGTACAAGCGTATGGAACGCTTTAAAACTAGTGTACTTGAGCTTGCTATTAAACAAATTAACGAACATACAGATATCACAGTGAAGTATGAACAACACAAAAGAGGTCGATCAATTTCAGGTTTTTCTTTTACGTTTAAACAGAAGAAAAAGGATAATCCATCAATAGAAAGAGATCCGAATACCTTAGACCTTTTTTCAAAGATGACCGATGCTCAACGGCATATGTTTGCAAACAAACTTTCAGAACTCCCTGAAATGGGTCGCTATTCACAAGGAACTGAAAGCTATCCTCAATTTGCTGTTCGTATTGCTGAGATGCTACAAGACTCTGAAAAAATCAAAGAACTAGCCCCATACCTAAAAAAAGTGGGATACATGCCATCAAATAAAAAGGACACAGTAAATGGCTAAGTTATCGCTAAGTGAAGTATCTAAAAAATTTCATATTGATAGGTCAACCATTTACAGAGCTGTACGTAATGGGCGTTTATCACGTTCTAGTGATGGTCAATTTGACCTTTCGGAAGTGATTAGATGCTTTGGGGAGCCTGAGCAAACATCTCAACAAATTGAGTCATCTACATCAGATAGCGATGAATCTACAAAAAAACTCATTATTCATTTAGAAAACGAAGTTAAAAAATACCAAGAACGTGAAGAACGGTTAATGCAACAAATTGACCGTATGCAAACACTCATTGAACTAAAAAGTGTTGCACCTGCCACAGCAGCACCACAACAAAATGCTACGGCATGCGACACCGACATGCCACAGCATGCGACAACACAACAAAATAATGATAATAAAAAGAATAATGAATTAAATATTGCAGAAAATGTGGCATTGCCACAGCAACAAACTACGGCATACCACACCCAAAAGCTACAGCATGCCACGTTGCAAAATGTGGCAGTGCCACAACACAAAAAACGTGGCTTATTTGGCCGTGTGCTGAATGCTGTTTTTGATAATGACTAAGGGAGAGAGATCATGCCGAAACTGAAAGACATTGCCCTGGGAATTATTGTGGCCCCGCTGCTGATCCCGATCATGCTGATTGCATCGTACCTGGATAAAAAGGCACTCAAAAAAGAGGCTTCTGGAGCCGCTTCTTTAAGCCGTATGGATGATGGGATTGTTCATCTAGGATTATTAAAACCGTGGAACATTGGTCACTTATTGATCGTGAAACATGAAAAATCACATAAAAAGGCGCTTATTAAATATTAGCGCCACTTTCACATAATTAACCAATTGAAAAATATAGTGAAATATAAAGCATTTCGTATAAGGTGTATTATGTTAATTTTAGAAAAACTTACAACTAGATACTATTTGTTAAAACTTTTTTTCCGATTCTAATAATTTCATTTTCTAGTTCTGGAGGTAGACTTTTCTCAAACAATATATCGATATGAGGCAACTCAATTTTATCCTTATTAAAACAGCAATCCTTGAATAGAGTCATTTCTTCTTGACACGGACATATAGCATCCTCATCAAGATGGCCAAAATCAGATCTCTTTAAAGTTCTTTTTGATTTAACAGGCACCCATCCATCAAAAGGGTTCTGTAACCTTTCGGAAACATAATCTACAATTGAATAATCATAGTCTATAAGTGGAATGCAAATTTTTTGCATTGGTGTTTTTACAACAGAGATTTCTTTAATTTCCTCAATTTCACCACCAATATGGAAACATAGCTCTCCATTGTAAAGCATCCCTTTTTTATGCT
This window harbors:
- the repM gene encoding replication initiation protein RepM — translated: MRELVVKDNALINASYNLDLVEQRLILLAIVEARESGKGINANDPLEVHAEGYINQFGVHRNTAYQALKDACNDLFARQFSYQKINERGNIENYRSRWVSEIGYVDNEAVVKLIFAPAIVPLITRLEEHFTKYELQQVSNLSSAYAVRLYELLIAWRSTGSTPVIELSDFRQRIGVLDTEYKRMERFKTSVLELAIKQINEHTDITVKYEQHKRGRSISGFSFTFKQKKKDNPSIERDPNTLDLFSKMTDAQRHMFANKLSELPEMGRYSQGTESYPQFAVRIAEMLQDSEKIKELAPYLKKVGYMPSNKKDTVNG
- a CDS encoding plasmid replication DNA-binding protein, producing the protein MAKLSLSEVSKKFHIDRSTIYRAVRNGRLSRSSDGQFDLSEVIRCFGEPEQTSQQIESSTSDSDESTKKLIIHLENEVKKYQEREERLMQQIDRMQTLIELKSVAPATAAPQQNATACDTDMPQHATTQQNNDNKKNNELNIAENVALPQQQTTAYHTQKLQHATLQNVAVPQHKKRGLFGRVLNAVFDND